The genomic interval GAAATGGCGAACTGCGGACAAGCCAGTACGGACAACCATTGCAGGAAGAATGGTCGAATGTCCTTGGTGACTAATGGTTGAATCTGCGGCTCCAAGGTCATTTCGATCATTTATTGCGCATTGAACATTCCGACGTTACCGTCATTGGTTTGTCCGCATTTCGCCATTTCGGTTGTTGTGACATTTCGCCATTACGCGGTTCCGCCATCGCGCGCCAGTCCCAATTGGCGCGTTCGCGGCGGCGCAAGAAACGCGCGCCGAGCGCCCCGGCGAGAATCCCCGGCGTGTGCCCAAAACGCGACCCCGCCCGTGGAGGCGGTCACGGCAGGTACGTCCCGAGAAAGGGCCTCCTCGACCGCGGCGGCAGGAACCAGAACGCCAGGAAGAACAGAGAGACTCCGATCACGTTGATGTAGACCACGAGGAAGAGCAGCACCAGCACCCGTGAGCCCGGGAACATGACGAAATGCACGCCCATCACACCGGCAATAGCACCGCTGGCGCCCACCATCGGGAGCAGCGACACAGGCCTCGCCCAGGTCTCAACCAGGGCCGCCACGACGCCGCACAGCAGGAAAAAGGCGAGGAAGCGGCCGTGCCCCATCTGGTCCTCGACGTTGTCGCCAAAAATCCACAGGCAGACCATGTTGCTGCCCAGATGCAGCACGTCGGCGTGCAGGAACATCGACGTCACCGCAGACACCCACGAAAGGACGCCGGGATGACGCCCCAGGTGGCGAAAGTGGCGTCCCGTGTGTCTGCGCCGCCCGGCTTTACCAGCCACAGCCAGACGTGCAGCAGCACATTGGACCCGACCAGGAGCCATGTGACCAGCGGAGTGGTGCGCGACGGTATGGCGTCGCGAAGCGGAAAGAGCATACTGAGACGGCAAGTATCGTAACGGAGAATCTCGCGTGACGTGTCGATCGTGTGGAACCCTCATCGCTGACAAGGCCATCGTCTGTTACAAGTGCGGAATGGCGACCATGGAACAGCCGGAGGTCGCTACCCGGGTGCGACTGCGGCCGCGGTCGCGGGTGGCGGTCGGCCTGGCCGCCGTGGTCATCACCGCCCTTGGTGCCTGGCTCGTGCCGATGACGCCGGAGGGCACCTGGATGCGGTGGGCGGCGTGGGCGGCGCTGCCGGTCGTGACCTACGTCACGGTTCGGCTGATTCGCGGCTCGGTTCCGGTAAGATGCTTCGGAGATGAGCACCGGACAGCCCCTCGAACCCCTCAGACTGGAAGTCACGGACGCTCAAGGCGAGCGCACCGTGGTCGTTGACAGTTCGCCCATCACTATCGGCCGTCGTGAAAACAACGATCTTCCGGCTTGGCGGCAGCGAAGTGTCGCGTGAACACATCGTGATCGAGCGCGTCGACGGGAGTGTGGACGATTCGGGATCTGCAGTCCAGATACGGGACGTCGGTCAACGATCAGCCTCTGACATCGCAGCCCCTGAAGTCCGGCGATCGCATCCGGCTTGGCAGAGGCGGCGGCGCCGACATGGTGTGCCACTTCGGCGACGCGACCTCGGCGTCGTCGCGTTCGATGACCGGGGCGCGAGACGATCTGCGGCAGATTACCGCGCTGCTCGAAGACTCCGATCGCTTGGCTCGGGCCGCGTGCTCCAGGAAGTGCTCACGCTCGTCCTTGACGCGGCTGTGGAAGTCTCGGGAGCCGAACGCGCGTTCATCATGCTGGCCGGCGCGGGTGACGTGCTGGAATTCAAACTCGGTCGAGGGCGCGGGAAGGTCACGCTCAACGACGCCACGTTCAGCATCAGCCGGAAAATTCCCGATGAAGTATTCCGCCTCGGTCAGACACAGGTGATGGCGGACCTGCTCGACGGCGCGCTGGCCGACGTGCACCAGGGCACGGTGGCCCTCGGCATTCGCAACGTCGTCTGCGTGCCGCTCAACGCCGTGTTGTATGTGGACTCGGCCGACGCCAACACCGAGGATCGCCGCATCGGCGTGTTGTATCTCGACAGCCGTGAGAAGGGCACGCTGCTGTCCACGTCCACGCGCAAGGCGCTGGCCACCATGGCGTCCGAGGCGTCGTCTGCCATCCAGAACGCCCAGCTCTACCGCGAGAAGGTGGAGAAGTCGCGGATGGAGCATGAGATGAAGATCGCGGCTGAGATTCAGCAGGCGCTGATGCCGAAGCCGCTGGCGAACCTGCGGTTTGCCGAGGCGGCGGCCGCGTCCATCGCCTGTCGATCAATCGGCGGCGACTTCTTTGACTACCTCGACTTCGGCGGCAAGGCCCTGGGTTTCACCCTGGGTGACGTGGCGGGCAAGGGGCCGCCTGCCGCGCTGCTGAGCGCGCTGATGCAGGGGATGTTCGCCTCGCATGTGACTGGCGTGGATGGGACAGCGAAGCTCGTCACGATCGCGAACCAGGTGCTGTGCAAGCGCGGGATCGAGTCGCGTTTCGTCACGCTGATGTTCGGCATTCTCGGCTCGGACGGCACCCTCACGTACACCAACGCCGGCCACAACCCGCCCTTTGTGGTGGGCCCCTCAGGTGTGCGTCGTCTCGAAGACGGCGGTCCGGTGGTGGGCCTCCTGGAGTTCGCGCCGTACGGCCAGGAGACCCTGAAGCTGCAGCCAGGCGACACCGTGGTGGTCTTCAGCGACGGTGTGTCTGAGGCGATGAACGCGGAAGGCGACGAATTGGGTGACGATCGGCTGCTGGCCGCGATTCAGGCCGCGCCCTCGACGACCGCTGAAGACCTGGTCGCGCACATCTTTGCCGCCGTCAGCGATTTTACCCACGGCACGGCGCAGGGAGACGACATCACCGCGATGGTCATCCGGTATCGCGGCGCGGATGCGGCATGACCCGCACCCGCGCGCTGCTGCTGCTCTGGCTGTGCCTGGCGGTGCTCGTGTGGAATACGGCCTTCGACCAGTGGGTGGTGCTTGCGCAGCGTGATTTACCTCGTCCGCGAGGGAGCGTGGGAACTGGGCCGCGGGCCCCAGCCGGGCATGGCCGAGATGATGAGCGACGCGGTCCGTGATGGCGCACTTCGCGCGTCGGCCTGGACCGCCGTGATTGTTGGCGCAGGTTTGCTCACCCTGCGCGCGAGGAAGTAATGCACCCCCTGATTTACGACTGGAACCAGGTCGGGGCCCCGCCCCCGCCGGACCGTCCCGTAATGCTCGACGATGAGACGTTGCGGGATGGGTTGCAATCCCCGTCGGTGACCACGCCCTCAATTGACGACAAGATTCGCATCCTGCACTTGATCGATTCGCTGGGGATCGAAACCGCCGATATCGGGTTGCCCGGCGCCGGGGCGCAGGTGGCGGACGATGTCGAGCGGCTGGCGCGCGAAATCGTGACGAGTGGACTGCGGGTGCAGGCCAACTGCGCCGCGCGCACCGTGCTCGCCGACATCATCCCGATCGCCCGAATCTCCCAGCGGGTCGGCCTTTCGATTGAATGCTGCACGTTCATCGGGTCCAGCCCCATCCGGCAGTATGCGGAGGATTGGACGCTCGACCGTCTCGTCGCGCTCACCGAGGAAGCCGTGGGGTTTGCGGTGAAGGAGGGCCTGTCGGTGATGTATGTCACCGAAGACACCACGCGCGCCGACCCCGAGTCACTCCGGCGGCTCTACTCGGCGGCCATTCGGGCCGGGGCGACGCGGGTGTGTGTCGCAGACACCGTGGGGCACGCCACGCCCACCGGGGCGGCTGCGGTCGTCCGGTTTGTGCAGTCGATTGTGGATGACTGCGGGGGTGGCGTCGGTATCGACTGGCATGGCCACCGTGACCGCGATCTGGCCGTGATCAACTCGCTGGCGGCCTGGGAGGCAGGTGCCACGCGCCTCCACGGCGCAGCGCTGGGCATAGGGGAACGGGTGGGGAACACCCCTATGGATCTGCTGCTGGTGAACCTGGTGCTCATGGGGCTGCGGCAGGACAGCCTCCTGCGCCTGGGTGAGTACTGCGAGCTGGTGGCCCGCACGTGCGGGGTGCCCATGCCGCCCAACTACCCGGTGGTGGGGCGTGACGCCTTCCGGACGGCCACCGGCGTGCACGCCGCTGCCGTCATCAAGGCCGCTCGCAAGAATGAGGCAGAGCTGATGGATGCCGTCTACTCAGGCGTGCCGGCCAGCCTCGTGGGGCGCGAGCAGGTCATCGAGGTGGGGCCGATGTCGGGCAAATCCAACGTCGTCTACTGGCTCGAGCGACGCGGTATCGAGGCCACCGAAGGGCGTGTGGAGCGGATCTTCGCAGCGGCGAAACACGCGCCCAGCGTGCTCGGCGAGGCAGAGATCCGAGCGCTCGTCGAGCCGTAGCAGGGCGCCCCGACGCGTCCCCAGAGGGGACGGATGCGTTTTCTCCTCTGAAAATGAGCGCAATTGTGCGAAACTAGCCCGCGACGCGTTGTGCGTCTTCCAAGGAGACGAGATGGCGAAGAAGAAGGCTGCAAAGAAAGTCGCGAAGAAAATCGTGAAGAAGGCGAAGAAGCCGGCGGCGAAGAAGAAGACCGCGCGCAAGGCGAACGCTGCGTTCATGCGGCCGGTCACTGTCAGCGCGACGCTCGCGCCGGTGGTGGGCGACAAGCCGATTCCGCGCACCGAGGTGACGAAGCGTCTGTGGTCGTACATCAAGAAGAACGGCCTGCAGGACCAGAAGAACAAGCGGATGATCAAGGCGGACGACAAGCTGAAGGCTGTGTTCGGCGGCAAGGCGATGGTCAACATGTTCGAGATGACCAAGCTGGTCAGCAAGCACCTGAAGTAGATCGGATCGAATTCACGAAAACTCGCGGCGGCTGCACCTGCAGTCGCCGCTTGTTTTTTGTACGGAGCTTCCCGCGCCGTTCCCCGGTCCGTAGGGCGTGGCTTCCGCCTCCGCGAACGCTTCGGCGGACTCGCCGTAGCCTTGGCAGAGGCGGTCAGCCGCGCCGTCTTAGTCTGGAACCCTGGCCGCCCGTGAGGGGACCGTGTGGAGCCTCCGCGGAGCTGCCGCGTGAAACCGTTCGCTGCGTCCGCGCGGCCTGCGACCTATCGCCCACGGGCCGCTCCGCACACGGCGGAGCCGGCCCTTGCAGGCCGCGCTCCCTTCGCGACGGTTTCGCGCTCACGCGTGTCGCGGCACTCCGAGTCGGCTCCACACGGTCCCCTCACGGGCGGCCAGGGGAGTCTGCCTCAGCAAAGCCATCAAGTTGCGCGGGGACCAGATTGGGCAAGATAATGCCGCGTGTAATTCGCAGTTGATCATCGACCCCTAACCTAGAAGGAGATTGCCACGGCCATTGTCGCAGCGTTTCAATCGCCCACTCTCACTCAGGCCACGTACGAAGAATCCGTTCGGCTACTCTCGGGTGGCCGCTCGCGGCTGACGGCGGGCGTCAGCCAGTCAACATAGGCCGCGCTCGAGGACATGTGGCGGGGCTGCGAGGGAGGTAGCACGGTGCGGGAGGGACCTGGGATGCGTGCGCTCGGGCGCGCGATGAAGCACTTTGCGGCGGCCGTTGTTGCGTGGGGCCTCTTGACGACGCTCACGTTTGCTCAGGGGGTGGCGTCAGGGTTCTCGGGTCGCTGGGAACTGGAGGCCGGGCAGCAGACGGGCATTGATGTGGTGTTGGTCCTGACGATCGACGAACCTCCCCTTCAGAGCCGCTCGGCTGGCTCCGTGCGAGATTCTTCTAATGACCTGGTCAGGGTGGTACGAGAACTCGAGACTGGAGCGCTGACCGAGGCCTATCGACTTGGCGTGCCCGCCGTCACCATTTCGGGCTTTGGCCCGGGGCGACCGAGAGGGCCGAAGACCCACGTACGCGCGACGCGGGCCCCCGCCAAGCTGACGATCGCGAGCGGCAGCTACACCGGCCCGATGCGCGAAAGCGGGGAGTGGACGGAGCAAGTGGAGACCTGGTCGTTCGAACCAGACGGGCGGCTCCGGGTCACGATTGCCAGTCGCGGATCGAATCGTCCTGACACAACGGTCTCTCGGCTGTACCGACGGGCAACCCGACTCCGGGACTCCTGGACCCCAGGACCCCGACGCGATCTACTTCCGCAGGTAGGCGACGATGTCGGGGAGTGCGGCGAGGAGGACGTCGCCGACGACCTGGAGCGACGCGGCTGAGACGTTTTCGAGCGTGTCGCTCGCCGTATGCCAGTGCCCGAGCGCGTTGAAGTTGTTCAGGTCAATCAGGTCGATCGACGGAATGCCGGCGCGCACGAAGTGCAGGTGGTCGTCTTCGATCGTGGTGTCCACGTCCACGAACTTCGACGAATGGCCCAGCCGCTTGGCGGTGGCCCAGACAATGGCGTTGAGCCAGCCGGCGGAGTAGCTGTCGCGCTCAATCTTCAGCGACTTGCTGCCGATCATGTCCACCAGGATGAGTGCCTTGATTTGCGAGAGGGTGCCGGCCTTCCGACCCTGCTGTACGTAGAAGCGGCTGCCGTAGGTGGAGTCGGTGTTCAGGTCCCAGGCGGCCACGGCCTCTTCGCCGTCGAACCAGACGAACTCGTAGGTGAACTCGCGGGGCTGGTCTTTCAGTGACCTCAGCAGTTCGATCAGGAAAGCCCCGCTTGAGCCGCCGTCACTCGCGCCGACAAACCGGAAGTCTGTGAACAGTTTGGTGTCGTAGTGGCCGGTGAAGAGGATGCGGTCGGTCCGTTGACCCGGAAGGGTGACGATCAGGTTCGTCATTTCCACCGCCCCGGCCGGGGTGGTGGCGGTAAATGTCTGTTCCTGGACCGTCAGGTTCATCGCCGCGACCTGGCGGGTGATGTAGGCCCGGGTCTGGCGCAGCGCGGCCGAGCCCGACGGCCTCGGGCCCAGGTCCACCATGGCCTTCAGATGCTCCCAGGAGCGCGCGGAGTCGAAGGTTGGGCCCTTGGCCTGGTCAGGCACGCTCACGTGTCCTGCGGCCACGACAGCGGCCGCTGCCAGACTGATGACGCCGACCGACCCGAGAAGACGAAGCAGCATCCAGGCTCCTGTGCGATGGGCGGCAAGCGCCCCGGTTATCCGCGCGCCTCGCGCGGGACGTAGTCGCGACGGCTCGCGCCAATGTAGATTTGACGCGGGCGGGCGATCTTCTGGTCGGAATCCCGCAGCATTTCGTCCCACTGGGCCAGCCAGCCCGCGGTGCGCGGAATGGCAAACAGCACGGGGAACATGTCGAGCGGGAATCCCATCGCCTGGTAGATCAGGCCGGAGTAGAAGTCCACGTTCGGGTACAGCTTCCGGCTCACAAAGTACTCGTCCTCGAGGGCGATACGTTCGAGCTCCAGGGCGATGTCGGTCAGCGGGTTGCGTCCGGTGACCTCAAAGACCAGGTCGGCGGTTTGCTTGATGATTCTGGCCCGGGGGTCGTAGGACTTGTAGACGCGGTGGCCGAAGCCCATCAGCCGGCCCTCGCCGCCCTTGACGCGTTTGATGAACGCCGGCACGTTGTTGACCGACCCGATTTCCTTGAGCATGTGCAGGACGGCTTCATTGGCGCCGCCGTGCAGCGGGCCATACAACGCGGCTGCGGCCCCCGCGAGCGACGAGTAGGGGTCGGCCTGCGAGCTGCCGATGCCGCGCATCGCGCTGGTGCTGCAGTTCTGCTCGTGGTCGGCGTGCAGGATGAACAACACGTCCAGCGCGCGCTCCAGCACCGGGTGCGGACGGTACTTCAGCTCGGTCATCTTGAACAGCATGTTCAGGAAGTTGCCGGTGAAGCTCAGGTCGTTGTCGGGGTAGACGTAGGGCCGCCCGATGGAGTGCCGGAAGGCATACGTCGCGATGCTCGGCACCTTCGCGATCAAGCGGAGGATCTGCAGCCGCCGGCCGTCCGCGTCGCCCACCTCCTTGGCGTCGGGATAAATGGTGGACAGCGCGCCGACCGTGGAGAGGAAGATGCCCATCGGGTGGGCGTCGTGCTGAAACCCGTCCATGAACTTCTTGATGTTCTCGTGCAGCATGGTGTGGAGCGTGATCTCATGGCTCCAGGCATCGAGCTGCGGGGTGGTGGGCAGTTCGCCAAACAGAATCAGGTACGCCGTCTCCAGGTAGGAGCTGTGCTCGGCGAGCTGGTCGATGGGGTAGCCGCGATATTCGAGGATGCCCTTGTCGCCGTCGATGAACGTGATGCTGCTGCGGCAGGACGCGGTGTTCTGGAACGCCGGGTCATATGTCATCAGCCCGAAGTCTTCGGGTGATGCCTTGATCTTCCTCAGGTCCATCGCGCGGATGGTGCCCTCAGCGATGGGAACTTCGTACTGCTTGCCGGTGCGGTTGTCGGTGATGGTGAGCGTGTCGGCCATAAAAACAATTCACGTGGACGGATCATTGTCGGGCGAGTCGGGGATGGAATCGATAGCCGGCCCAGGAACCCGGTAGTCGCCCTGCAGCCAGCGGTTCAAGTCCGCCAACTGACAACGTTCACTGCAAAAGGGCCGCCACCGGGGATCCGCAGGCTGCAGGCGGCATTGCACGCACACAGGCCGGGCCGACATCAGGGGTATTGTACGCGAAATGCCGCCTGCTGCCGACTACTGGTGCCTGACGTCCTTCGCCGAGACCATGAAAATGACGTCCTCGGCGATGTTTGTGGCGTGGTCGCCAATCCGCTCGAGGTGACGCGAAATGAGGATCAGGTCCAGACTGGGTTCGATTGTGGCGGCGTCGCGCAGCATGCAGGCCAGCAGGTCGCGGAACACATGGGTCTTGAGTGCATCCAGCTCGTCATCCTGCCCCAGCACCTTCCGGGCCAGGCCAAGGTCGTGGCGGACGTAGGCGTCCAGCGAGTCGCGCAGCATCACCTGCGCCAGTTCGGCCATCTTCGGGATGTCGATCAGTTCCTTGACCGGCGGGTGCTGCAGGTAGCGACGCACCGCCTCGGCGATGTTGACCGCCAGGTCGCCCACGCGTTCAAGGTCGGTGTTGATCTTGACGGCGGCGACGATGGAGCGGAGGTCGCCCGCCATGGGTTGATGCAGCGCCAGCAGCTTGAAGCAGCGGTCGTCGATTTCGATGTGCAACTGGTTGATGGCGGCGTCGCCGGTGAGCACCGCCTCAACCATCCGGCCAT from Acidobacteriota bacterium carries:
- a CDS encoding rhomboid family intramembrane serine protease — protein: MSAVTSMFLHADVLHLGSNMVCLWIFGDNVEDQMGHGRFLAFFLLCGVVAALVETWARPVSLLPMVGASGAIAGVMGVHFVMFPGSRVLVLLFLVVYINVIGVSLFFLAFWFLPPRSRRPFLGTYLP
- a CDS encoding SpoIIE family protein phosphatase; this encodes MLTLVLDAAVEVSGAERAFIMLAGAGDVLEFKLGRGRGKVTLNDATFSISRKIPDEVFRLGQTQVMADLLDGALADVHQGTVALGIRNVVCVPLNAVLYVDSADANTEDRRIGVLYLDSREKGTLLSTSTRKALATMASEASSAIQNAQLYREKVEKSRMEHEMKIAAEIQQALMPKPLANLRFAEAAAASIACRSIGGDFFDYLDFGGKALGFTLGDVAGKGPPAALLSALMQGMFASHVTGVDGTAKLVTIANQVLCKRGIESRFVTLMFGILGSDGTLTYTNAGHNPPFVVGPSGVRRLEDGGPVVGLLEFAPYGQETLKLQPGDTVVVFSDGVSEAMNAEGDELGDDRLLAAIQAAPSTTAEDLVAHIFAAVSDFTHGTAQGDDITAMVIRYRGADAA
- a CDS encoding M28 family peptidase — its product is MLLRLLGSVGVISLAAAAVVAAGHVSVPDQAKGPTFDSARSWEHLKAMVDLGPRPSGSAALRQTRAYITRQVAAMNLTVQEQTFTATTPAGAVEMTNLIVTLPGQRTDRILFTGHYDTKLFTDFRFVGASDGGSSGAFLIELLRSLKDQPREFTYEFVWFDGEEAVAAWDLNTDSTYGSRFYVQQGRKAGTLSQIKALILVDMIGSKSLKIERDSYSAGWLNAIVWATAKRLGHSSKFVDVDTTIEDDHLHFVRAGIPSIDLIDLNNFNALGHWHTASDTLENVSAASLQVVGDVLLAALPDIVAYLRK
- a CDS encoding citrate synthase; translated protein: MADTLTITDNRTGKQYEVPIAEGTIRAMDLRKIKASPEDFGLMTYDPAFQNTASCRSSITFIDGDKGILEYRGYPIDQLAEHSSYLETAYLILFGELPTTPQLDAWSHEITLHTMLHENIKKFMDGFQHDAHPMGIFLSTVGALSTIYPDAKEVGDADGRRLQILRLIAKVPSIATYAFRHSIGRPYVYPDNDLSFTGNFLNMLFKMTELKYRPHPVLERALDVLFILHADHEQNCSTSAMRGIGSSQADPYSSLAGAAAALYGPLHGGANEAVLHMLKEIGSVNNVPAFIKRVKGGEGRLMGFGHRVYKSYDPRARIIKQTADLVFEVTGRNPLTDIALELERIALEDEYFVSRKLYPNVDFYSGLIYQAMGFPLDMFPVLFAIPRTAGWLAQWDEMLRDSDQKIARPRQIYIGASRRDYVPREARG
- the phoU gene encoding phosphate signaling complex protein PhoU — protein: MERHARHFQDELDELKGRLLEMGGLAEERLRLAVRSLVDRDGRMVEAVLTGDAAINQLHIEIDDRCFKLLALHQPMAGDLRSIVAAVKINTDLERVGDLAVNIAEAVRRYLQHPPVKELIDIPKMAELAQVMLRDSLDAYVRHDLGLARKVLGQDDELDALKTHVFRDLLACMLRDAATIEPSLDLILISRHLERIGDHATNIAEDVIFMVSAKDVRHQ
- a CDS encoding 2-isopropylmalate synthase; amino-acid sequence: MHPLIYDWNQVGAPPPPDRPVMLDDETLRDGLQSPSVTTPSIDDKIRILHLIDSLGIETADIGLPGAGAQVADDVERLAREIVTSGLRVQANCAARTVLADIIPIARISQRVGLSIECCTFIGSSPIRQYAEDWTLDRLVALTEEAVGFAVKEGLSVMYVTEDTTRADPESLRRLYSAAIRAGATRVCVADTVGHATPTGAAAVVRFVQSIVDDCGGGVGIDWHGHRDRDLAVINSLAAWEAGATRLHGAALGIGERVGNTPMDLLLVNLVLMGLRQDSLLRLGEYCELVARTCGVPMPPNYPVVGRDAFRTATGVHAAAVIKAARKNEAELMDAVYSGVPASLVGREQVIEVGPMSGKSNVVYWLERRGIEATEGRVERIFAAAKHAPSVLGEAEIRALVEP
- the yacG gene encoding DNA gyrase inhibitor YacG, encoding MSARPVCVQCRLQPADPRWRPFCSERCQLADLNRWLQGDYRVPGPAIDSIPDSPDNDPST